In one Gadus morhua chromosome 15, gadMor3.0, whole genome shotgun sequence genomic region, the following are encoded:
- the LOC115560387 gene encoding uncharacterized protein LOC115560387, whose product MVIPKGMKTDILDTLADSMSKISPYPERQHYENVAKALVEKHPSLKEPGSGKGWYGWFHSLKFKLGNYRQKLSAAGCPEVRVNKRIGEDAKGSRVKKSKKGEVHYCPDPPEGLSAEDMEGKRRMIEVEMLKKDLDHQRIEELMSATFSKRRKEIVGDQPLIGDVMTRWPAMFCERQVRAEFKRIVSTDLLESFLNGLDDLVPRLLEVYEAVTKSGKKPALKAILDCVKKDNTNERRRTAALLGLPHYLSEDPSDIIRMCDAHGENLAAAMKGMQLGLLIGYEGDNQDAFPEVFDVAVVVEENIVLHNFKDVPSSFTMLLGIIYCVNLEYPRAMKYSFEFLQKVVMKIKPDEASARVHGVRNKLLRYKL is encoded by the exons ATGGTGATTCCTAAAGGTATGAAAACCGATATCCTGGACACACTTGCAGACAGCATGTCAAAGATTAGTCCTTATCCTGAGAGGCAACACTACGAGAATGTTGCAAAGGCGCTTGTGGAGAAGCATCCCAGTCTCAAAGAGCCAGGTTCTGGAAAGGGTTGGTACGGCTGGTTCCACAGCCTGAAGTTTAAGCTCGGAAACTATCGGCAGAAGTTAAGTGCAGCTGGATGCCCAGAGGTGAGAGTCAACAAAAGAATAGGAGAAGATGCCAAGGGATCACGTGTGAAGAAGTCAAAGAAGGGCGAGGTCCACTACTGTCCAGATCCCCCTGAAGGACTGAGTGCTGAAGACATGGAAGGGAAGCGGAGGATGATTGAG GTGGAAATGCTGAAAAAGGACCTGGATCATCAACGGATAGAGGAGCTGATGTCTGCCACATTCTCCAAGCGCAGAAAGGAGATCGTAGGGGATCAACCTCTCATCGGGGATGTCATGACCAGATGGCCGGCCATGTTCTGTGAGAGACAG GTTCGGGCGGAGTTCAAAAGAATCGTAAGCACAGACCTTCTTGAGTCATTCCTCAACGGACTTGATGACCTGGTACCAAGACTGCTTGAAGTGTACGAAGCTGTGACCAAGTCGGGGAAGAAGCCTGCACTGAAAGCCATTTTAGACTGTGTGAAGAAAGAT AACACAAACGAAAGGAGAAGGACTGCTGCTCTACTGGGTCTGCCACACTACCTATCCGAAGACCCATCCGACATCATTAGGATGTGTGAT gcCCATGGTGAGAATCTGGCTGCAGCCATGAAGGGGATGCAACTTGGCCTACTGATAGGCTATGAAGGTGACAACCAGGATGCCTTTCCAGAGGTCTTCGATGTGGCAGTTGTGGTTGAAGAAAACATTGTGCTACACAACTTCAAGGATGTGCCATCCAGCTTCACCATGCTTCTGGGGATCATCTACTGCGTTAACCTTGAGTATCCACGAGCCATGAAGTATTCCTTTGAGTTCCTGCAGAAGGTAGTGATGAAGATCAAACCAGATGAGGCCTCTGCCAGAGTCCACGGTGTCCGAAACAAGCTCCTGAGGTATAAACTGTAA